A single window of Marinobacter sp. SS13-12 DNA harbors:
- a CDS encoding Mov34/MPN/PAD-1 family protein: MELEADRAFPYETGGVLAGYTSEKGIPVICAFTGPGPNARHDFIHFEPDHDWQCEQLEEIYLKSSGLMTYLGDWHTHPNGLAKMSRIDKKTLRRIAEHREAQCDFPLMMIGGGCSRSWQWACHRYLGRDMWGLIAKYRRANLKTFDVDEWESA; encoded by the coding sequence ATGGAATTAGAGGCCGACCGGGCTTTCCCCTATGAAACCGGTGGCGTACTCGCGGGTTATACATCAGAAAAGGGCATACCCGTTATTTGCGCTTTCACCGGGCCCGGCCCCAACGCTAGACATGATTTCATTCATTTTGAGCCTGACCACGATTGGCAATGCGAGCAGCTAGAAGAAATCTATCTCAAATCATCAGGCCTAATGACATATCTTGGAGATTGGCACACCCATCCAAATGGGCTCGCTAAGATGAGCCGAATTGACAAGAAAACACTTCGTAGGATTGCAGAGCACAGAGAAGCTCAGTGTGATTTCCCTTTAATGATGATAGGTGGAGGTTGTAGCCGCTCTTGGCAGTGGGCTTGCCATCGTTACCTTGGGCGAGATATGTGGGGACTAATAGCAAAATACCGGCGGGCAAACCTTAAAACCTTTGATGTAGACGAATGGGAATCAGCATAA
- a CDS encoding MipA/OmpV family protein — MKKIVLQVATFLGALSCFGSVNATEARTSLVPLPSIGDFTNGDGWGVGLGLSVEYETAYEGSDEFELEVDPAGAVQWRTGEHLFFWAGEAIGWRTLAEDTWLFQASVGYEEGREEGDSEDGRLDGLGESSSGVTLLLEVRHALADDWRYFLDGRVLTGEIGTLGIFGAGTCLGCQPDGTGWEIGAAVTFHDSKLANRDFGVNTRQAQDSGLPETDVDSGYRSTGVNVNYRNYLNENWQIFGEALYEVYGSDVSDSPISRNDYEAEIGVGFIYVF; from the coding sequence ATGAAAAAAATAGTCCTTCAAGTCGCCACATTTCTAGGCGCTCTTTCATGTTTTGGATCGGTAAATGCGACGGAGGCGAGAACCTCTCTCGTTCCGCTTCCTTCTATTGGCGATTTTACAAATGGTGACGGTTGGGGTGTTGGGCTTGGGCTGAGCGTTGAATATGAGACTGCTTACGAGGGCTCGGACGAGTTCGAGCTTGAGGTCGATCCGGCTGGGGCTGTTCAGTGGCGAACTGGGGAACACCTTTTTTTCTGGGCAGGTGAAGCCATTGGATGGCGAACATTGGCCGAGGATACCTGGTTGTTTCAAGCCTCTGTAGGCTACGAAGAAGGCCGTGAAGAGGGTGATTCAGAAGATGGCAGACTGGATGGGTTAGGCGAATCGAGTTCAGGGGTGACATTGCTGTTGGAAGTGCGTCATGCGCTTGCAGACGATTGGCGTTACTTTTTGGATGGCCGTGTATTAACAGGCGAAATCGGCACACTAGGGATTTTCGGTGCAGGAACTTGTTTGGGCTGCCAACCTGACGGCACTGGCTGGGAAATTGGCGCTGCTGTCACTTTTCACGATAGTAAGTTAGCCAATCGGGACTTTGGTGTGAACACACGGCAAGCCCAAGATTCAGGTCTTCCAGAAACCGATGTTGATAGCGGGTATAGATCAACAGGTGTCAATGTTAACTATCGAAATTACTTGAACGAAAACTGGCAGATCTTCGGTGAAGCTCTTTACGAAGTCTATGGGAGTGACGTTTCAGATAGCCCAATATCTCGGAATGATTATGAAGCGGAGATCGGTGTTGGCTTCATTTATGTTTTTTAA
- a CDS encoding GGDEF domain-containing phosphodiesterase: MNRESSSYLPTLENIWHSEKWPQLSGLARAVCRLLVIIVLLTAGTWVVFATGGTGYAYPYVILVPILLSAVWFGLPGAVLCAITGGILIGPWMPLDVSNGTSQSMDNWLARIAFFLLIGSFSAGLFQSLKLANERRLQALEVDHKTGLRTQAALTRDIERLLRRASQDKAPSAAILLVRMQDLWEILQSLGADTAEQVVKDLAERISQNIQIPHQIYRFSKSELAILFSVVSCNDVDRQEEVGSVFEVAQRVGEAETIVKGISLRVQIVAGSYLVRENDQNPEIVINRARTGLSVAIENNVPYRRYDPMFDQKTAERVQLIARVRDGLENQEFQLFYQPKICMRSGQLVGSEALLRWFDRENRMVMPGLFMPKVESTTLIDPVTRFVIARACENMRSQNLMPVSVNFAINNLMNPSLINDLGRLVSSYGVSPECLEIEITEGALIQDPQHAKEAVASLRDQGFKVSLDDFGTGYSSFQYLTHLPLSGLKIDRAFVSNLEVSAEARTIMESMISMAKALKLEVTVEGIETEQQRKIVTDLGADLAQGFHYSRPLALPEYQQWAKDRKRLKADRH, encoded by the coding sequence ATGAATAGAGAGAGCAGTAGCTATCTTCCTACCCTCGAAAACATATGGCACTCCGAAAAATGGCCACAATTGTCGGGATTGGCTAGAGCGGTTTGCAGGCTACTCGTTATTATTGTTCTATTAACCGCTGGAACCTGGGTTGTTTTCGCCACCGGAGGCACCGGTTACGCATATCCTTACGTCATTCTGGTACCGATACTGTTATCCGCTGTTTGGTTTGGGCTGCCCGGGGCAGTGCTCTGCGCGATAACGGGAGGTATTCTTATTGGCCCGTGGATGCCCCTTGATGTCTCAAATGGCACGTCCCAGTCAATGGACAACTGGCTGGCACGAATCGCTTTCTTTCTTCTCATTGGAAGTTTTTCAGCGGGACTTTTTCAAAGCCTGAAACTAGCCAATGAACGCAGGCTTCAGGCGCTCGAAGTCGATCACAAGACCGGACTTCGGACGCAAGCTGCCCTGACACGAGATATTGAAAGATTGCTTCGACGGGCAAGTCAGGATAAGGCTCCTTCGGCAGCGATACTCTTGGTGAGGATGCAGGACTTGTGGGAGATTTTGCAGTCCTTGGGCGCTGACACTGCTGAACAGGTGGTGAAAGACCTGGCTGAGCGTATCAGTCAAAATATACAAATACCCCACCAGATTTATCGATTCAGCAAATCCGAGCTGGCGATTTTATTCTCCGTTGTTTCGTGCAACGACGTGGACCGCCAAGAGGAAGTGGGCTCTGTTTTCGAAGTTGCTCAGAGGGTTGGTGAAGCGGAAACCATTGTCAAAGGTATTTCGCTCCGTGTCCAGATTGTTGCCGGAAGCTACCTTGTTCGAGAAAACGATCAGAATCCCGAGATTGTTATCAACCGCGCAAGAACTGGTTTGTCGGTAGCAATTGAGAATAATGTTCCCTACCGCCGTTACGATCCGATGTTCGACCAAAAAACTGCAGAGCGTGTACAGCTCATAGCGCGGGTCCGCGATGGGTTAGAGAATCAGGAGTTTCAGCTATTCTACCAGCCCAAAATATGTATGCGGTCCGGCCAACTCGTCGGTTCAGAGGCTTTGCTGCGCTGGTTCGACCGTGAAAACAGAATGGTTATGCCTGGCCTGTTTATGCCCAAGGTTGAAAGTACGACGCTGATAGATCCTGTGACGCGCTTCGTGATTGCTAGAGCATGCGAAAATATGAGGTCGCAGAATCTCATGCCGGTTAGTGTCAACTTCGCAATCAACAACTTGATGAATCCCTCATTAATTAATGATCTGGGGAGGCTGGTTTCTTCATACGGCGTAAGTCCGGAATGCCTTGAAATTGAAATTACGGAAGGCGCACTCATCCAGGATCCTCAACACGCAAAAGAAGCCGTCGCGAGTCTTCGGGACCAGGGTTTTAAAGTCAGTCTGGATGATTTCGGCACAGGCTATTCTTCGTTTCAGTACCTGACACATCTGCCGCTGTCCGGATTGAAAATTGACCGGGCTTTTGTCAGTAATCTGGAAGTCAGCGCAGAGGCTCGGACGATCATGGAATCCATGATCTCTATGGCCAAAGCATTAAAACTTGAGGTAACGGTAGAGGGTATTGAGACAGAGCAACAAAGGAAAATAGTTACCGATTTGGGCGCAGACCTGGCTCAGGGCTTTCACTACTCGAGGCCTCTTGCCTTACCTGAGTATCAGCAGTGGGCAAAAGACCGCAAGCGCCTAAAGGCTGACCGACATTGA
- a CDS encoding Crp/Fnr family transcriptional regulator, which translates to MATEFAFSLDSQKPQSNHLLATLKADSMARLCPHLKSVYLSAGEVLYEPGVNIHHLYFPTDSIISLLYVTHEGASTEISVVGNEGVLGVPLFTGGESTSSRAVVRSAGGAYALPREVLKEEFDRHGRLMELLLHYTQTLITQMAQTAVCNRHHHIDQQLCRWLLMSLDRLPGNALQMTHELIANMLGVRREGVTEAAGKLQKLGVITCGRGRIEVLDRAQLESLCCECYAVVKKETDRLLNVNWGDS; encoded by the coding sequence ATGGCGACGGAATTCGCGTTCTCGCTCGATTCTCAGAAACCGCAATCAAATCATCTGCTGGCCACACTTAAGGCAGATAGCATGGCGCGTCTGTGCCCTCACCTGAAGTCCGTCTATCTTTCCGCGGGAGAAGTGCTATACGAGCCTGGCGTGAACATACACCATCTCTATTTTCCGACCGATTCCATCATTTCACTGCTTTACGTGACCCATGAGGGTGCCTCCACCGAAATCTCCGTGGTTGGTAATGAAGGCGTGCTTGGCGTGCCCTTGTTCACAGGTGGAGAGAGCACTTCGAGCCGGGCTGTGGTGCGAAGCGCGGGAGGAGCCTATGCGCTGCCAAGGGAGGTACTGAAGGAGGAGTTTGATCGTCACGGCAGGCTGATGGAACTCCTGCTGCATTACACACAAACACTGATCACCCAAATGGCGCAGACTGCCGTCTGCAACCGGCATCATCATATCGATCAGCAATTATGCCGTTGGTTGCTGATGTCCCTCGACCGACTCCCGGGTAATGCCTTGCAGATGACCCATGAGTTGATCGCAAACATGTTGGGTGTCCGTCGCGAAGGCGTGACCGAAGCTGCAGGGAAGCTCCAGAAGCTTGGTGTGATCACCTGCGGGCGCGGCCGGATTGAGGTGTTGGACCGCGCACAACTGGAGTCCCTGTGTTGTGAGTGTTATGCCGTGGTAAAGAAGGAAACTGACCGACTGCTTAACGTTAACTGGGGAGACTCTTAA
- a CDS encoding ThiF family adenylyltransferase: MTSWWQNYPQEFEAELDALRASDFQWEIRKDDQEQGRLVIDLQVTHEGVAFELTAEYPDSYPYFPPQVTVKNHFFTRHQHPWNRNLCLLERENEDWRPGVDRLATLVEDQFPQIYVTNQKNGNPDLQAEIEDHIGEPFSAFLQSHPHSSIVVPDSSPSPTISHGYLKLKKRKLPEEVDNPAVVVNGAIEEIQDSEGKPILAGVSSPPVFTDSDKAFWMRLPGPPDVAAIKDAGELQTQLIQNAKDRIIDFRKRLAKAKTGTVIIIGFVYEDEVEWREHRDDWFFIAIRVEQGARKSRPSRLRTAFVRPDWGGEEAWLMRAPFLQSVRDKKVVLIGVGSLGSSLALKLASAGVGELHLIDRDVVQVGNTIRWALGWQAAGLLKTHAIAGFIETNYPYTRVQPHYVNIGLPHGAREQSDRDVLEHLVGHADLVIDASASYRVNHFIADLTASMEKPYLWLTTTHGAAGGTLGRVVPGKTKGCWHCFQYALGDKTIEPPADSGGEDIQPGGCAQATFIGAGIDSEEVVVLGCRLAIATLSDNDESRYPDFDWDVAVGDFWDKKTGVSLAPRWTTSSLGAHQHCNRCSP; encoded by the coding sequence ATGACTAGCTGGTGGCAGAACTACCCTCAAGAATTCGAGGCAGAATTGGATGCGCTAAGAGCCTCAGACTTCCAGTGGGAAATCCGAAAAGATGACCAGGAACAAGGACGCCTGGTCATAGACCTACAGGTGACGCACGAGGGGGTAGCTTTTGAGCTCACGGCAGAGTACCCGGATAGCTACCCCTACTTTCCGCCACAGGTGACGGTGAAGAACCATTTCTTTACTCGCCACCAACACCCCTGGAATCGCAATCTTTGCCTGTTGGAGAGGGAAAACGAGGACTGGCGACCGGGTGTAGATAGGCTGGCAACTCTCGTTGAAGACCAGTTCCCGCAGATTTACGTTACGAACCAGAAAAACGGTAACCCAGACCTACAAGCAGAAATTGAAGATCATATCGGCGAGCCATTTTCCGCTTTTCTTCAAAGCCATCCTCATTCATCGATTGTGGTCCCCGACTCCTCGCCCAGTCCGACCATCTCTCATGGATATCTGAAATTGAAGAAAAGGAAGTTGCCCGAAGAAGTTGATAATCCAGCCGTGGTGGTAAACGGTGCGATAGAGGAAATACAAGACTCTGAAGGCAAGCCTATATTGGCAGGGGTTTCGAGTCCTCCGGTTTTCACTGATAGCGATAAGGCGTTTTGGATGAGGTTGCCGGGGCCTCCTGATGTTGCTGCCATCAAAGACGCAGGAGAGCTGCAAACTCAGCTTATCCAAAATGCCAAAGACCGCATTATTGACTTCAGAAAGCGTCTTGCGAAAGCAAAGACAGGAACAGTCATTATTATTGGTTTTGTCTACGAAGACGAAGTTGAATGGAGAGAGCACCGTGATGACTGGTTTTTCATTGCAATCAGAGTTGAGCAAGGTGCACGAAAATCGAGGCCTTCTCGGCTGCGCACGGCATTTGTCAGGCCAGATTGGGGTGGAGAAGAAGCATGGCTCATGCGCGCCCCTTTTTTGCAGAGTGTTCGAGACAAAAAAGTCGTTTTGATTGGAGTGGGCAGTCTAGGATCTTCCCTTGCTCTTAAGTTGGCCAGTGCCGGGGTCGGTGAATTGCATCTTATTGACCGTGATGTTGTCCAAGTCGGTAATACGATCCGGTGGGCCTTGGGGTGGCAAGCTGCAGGCCTATTAAAAACTCATGCAATAGCTGGTTTTATCGAAACGAATTACCCTTACACTCGGGTCCAACCACATTATGTGAACATTGGGCTGCCTCATGGAGCACGGGAGCAATCCGACCGGGATGTCTTAGAGCACCTGGTTGGTCACGCTGATCTGGTGATTGATGCAAGCGCTAGCTACCGCGTTAATCATTTCATTGCGGACCTCACTGCTAGCATGGAAAAACCTTACTTATGGCTTACCACAACACATGGTGCGGCGGGTGGGACTCTGGGCAGAGTAGTGCCTGGCAAAACAAAAGGCTGCTGGCATTGCTTTCAATACGCGCTGGGCGACAAGACCATAGAGCCCCCGGCTGATTCTGGCGGAGAGGATATACAACCGGGCGGATGCGCCCAGGCAACGTTTATAGGAGCCGGTATCGATAGTGAGGAAGTGGTGGTTCTGGGATGTCGTTTGGCCATAGCGACGCTGTCGGATAACGACGAAAGCAGATATCCCGATTTCGATTGGGACGTGGCAGTTGGTGATTTCTGGGACAAAAAGACTGGTGTCTCTCTCGCCCCTCGATGGACAACCAGCTCACTGGGAGCACATCAGCACTGTAACCGGTGTTCCCCGTGA
- a CDS encoding WYL domain-containing protein, with product MSDIEMTQQRDIQRERLFFIEFLAIFSGQVSRKDLVTRFGISEPAATKDLALYGDLAPGMLEYDLRKKAYLLGGSEEDALFKHDVNQALFALVGERAIALGHDRARRLEGWVSGSIKRALPLGLVSTITRCIYLKRKMTATYLSLNSGKKTRFLSPLALVHDGLRWHVRCFDEQNADFRDFNLTRFYSAKSDSLSDASLAHDEAWNTEVTLELSPHPKAEFPDTISLDYAIEGKVKTVQLKACLVGYFLREWNIDFSDEAKGNPRAQHLYLANKMQLLGQGVPEWALKSDLDGEHQ from the coding sequence GTGAGCGATATTGAAATGACTCAACAGCGTGACATCCAGCGAGAACGCCTGTTTTTTATTGAATTTCTTGCGATTTTTTCGGGCCAAGTGAGCCGAAAAGACCTCGTTACGAGATTTGGAATCAGCGAGCCAGCTGCCACTAAAGACCTTGCTCTGTACGGGGACCTGGCACCAGGAATGTTGGAGTATGACCTTCGTAAAAAAGCCTATTTGCTTGGTGGTAGTGAGGAGGATGCCCTTTTTAAGCATGATGTTAATCAGGCTCTTTTTGCGCTGGTCGGCGAGAGAGCTATCGCTTTGGGGCATGACAGAGCTAGGCGGCTTGAAGGTTGGGTAAGCGGAAGCATCAAGCGAGCATTGCCGTTAGGTTTGGTGTCTACCATTACACGATGCATCTACCTAAAGCGGAAAATGACTGCCACATACTTGTCTTTGAATAGCGGTAAAAAGACTCGTTTCCTATCGCCACTCGCTCTTGTCCATGACGGATTGAGATGGCATGTCCGCTGCTTTGACGAGCAAAACGCCGACTTCAGAGACTTTAACCTTACCAGGTTTTACAGTGCTAAGTCGGATTCCCTGTCTGATGCTTCTCTTGCCCACGACGAAGCATGGAATACAGAAGTCACCTTAGAGTTATCCCCACATCCCAAAGCCGAATTTCCAGATACTATAAGCCTTGATTATGCTATCGAAGGAAAAGTGAAGACAGTTCAATTAAAAGCGTGTTTGGTCGGATACTTCTTGCGGGAGTGGAATATTGATTTCTCTGATGAAGCAAAGGGCAACCCAAGGGCCCAACATCTGTACTTAGCCAATAAAATGCAGCTCCTTGGTCAAGGCGTGCCGGAGTGGGCGCTAAAAAGTGACCTGGATGGCGAACACCAATAA